In one window of Methanosarcina vacuolata Z-761 DNA:
- a CDS encoding MJ0548 connectase family domain-containing protein, whose product MTLVIAFIGKNGAVMTGDLREITFEGEKQNREKLEKDLYNGTIVTDDELAKKAREFGVGITVTDCKSKISERDGILIGEVSSIEGGVTKKRRLYASAGNHAIAEIRDSEITLTSHTKGSNLIVLGNDFTKQVANKCFKDNWTKKSTFQDAIKILILCMETAARKTASVSKQFFLIQTTSNVDVLKIVEKDRNN is encoded by the coding sequence ATGACCCTTGTTATCGCTTTTATCGGGAAGAACGGTGCAGTAATGACCGGAGACCTGCGGGAAATAACTTTTGAAGGAGAGAAGCAGAACAGAGAAAAGCTTGAAAAAGATCTTTACAACGGGACAATAGTCACGGATGACGAGCTCGCAAAAAAAGCCCGAGAATTCGGGGTCGGCATAACTGTTACGGACTGCAAAAGCAAGATCTCGGAAAGAGACGGCATTTTAATAGGGGAAGTATCCTCAATTGAAGGCGGGGTCACCAAAAAAAGAAGGCTGTACGCCTCAGCCGGGAACCACGCAATTGCCGAGATCAGGGATTCCGAGATAACTTTAACCTCACACACAAAGGGAAGTAATTTAATAGTTCTCGGGAACGATTTCACAAAGCAGGTAGCCAATAAGTGCTTCAAAGACAACTGGACGAAGAAGAGCACTTTTCAGGATGCCATCAAAATTCTCATTCTCTGTATGGAAACTGCAGCAAGGAAAACCGCGTCTGTGAGCAAGCAGTTCTTTTTGATTCAGACTACTTCAAACGTTGATGTTTTAAAAATTGTAGAGAAGGACCGAAATAACTGA
- a CDS encoding helix-turn-helix transcriptional regulator, which produces MKTRIKEFRARHDLTQEALAKMVGVRRETIVFLEKGKYNPSLKLAYRISRCLDTTIDELFLFEDSDFE; this is translated from the coding sequence GTGAAAACAAGAATCAAGGAATTCCGAGCCAGGCATGACCTTACTCAGGAAGCCCTTGCAAAAATGGTAGGTGTCAGGAGAGAAACCATTGTTTTTCTTGAGAAAGGAAAATACAACCCCTCACTAAAGCTTGCATATAGGATCTCAAGGTGCCTGGACACCACAATCGACGAGTTGTTTCTTTTTGAAGATTCGGATTTCGAATGA
- a CDS encoding ABC transporter ATP-binding protein: MENILIAFQNVWKIYQMGEVQVNALRDVNVEFKKGEFVAIIGPSGSGKSTMMNLVGCLDTPTKGKIFLKGRNIARLEESDLAALRGRTIGFVFQQYNLIPAMTALENVLLPLEIQEIDDRVAEKRAKKMLSLLGLSDKIQHKPSQLSGGQQQRVSIARALACNPEIILADEPTGALDSVTGKELLGILYRLWKEEGKTIVMVTHDLHLAKYASRHIELKDGKIIRDEMNEEKIDPETQQRMLETET, from the coding sequence ATGGAAAATATACTTATAGCCTTTCAGAATGTCTGGAAAATTTATCAAATGGGAGAAGTCCAGGTCAATGCCCTCAGAGATGTGAACGTGGAGTTCAAAAAAGGAGAGTTCGTTGCAATAATTGGGCCCTCCGGAAGTGGAAAGTCCACGATGATGAACCTTGTTGGCTGCCTTGACACCCCTACAAAAGGTAAGATTTTCCTGAAAGGCCGGAATATAGCTCGCCTTGAAGAATCGGATCTTGCAGCCCTGAGAGGCAGAACAATTGGGTTTGTTTTCCAGCAGTACAACTTGATTCCTGCCATGACAGCTCTTGAAAATGTGCTTTTGCCCCTGGAAATCCAGGAAATTGATGACAGGGTGGCAGAAAAACGAGCAAAGAAAATGCTTTCGCTTTTAGGGCTTTCGGATAAAATTCAACATAAGCCCTCTCAACTTTCAGGTGGCCAGCAACAAAGAGTCTCGATTGCAAGAGCTCTGGCCTGTAACCCTGAAATCATTCTTGCAGATGAGCCAACAGGAGCTCTGGACAGTGTTACCGGAAAAGAATTACTGGGAATTTTATACAGGCTCTGGAAAGAAGAAGGAAAAACAATTGTTATGGTTACTCATGACCTGCACCTTGCGAAATATGCAAGCAGGCACATCGAACTGAAGGATGGTAAAATCATCAGGGATGAAATGAATGAAGAAAAAATTGACCCAGAAACTCAACAAAGGATGCTGGAGACCGAGACCTGA